A genomic stretch from Candidatus Hydrogenedentota bacterium includes:
- a CDS encoding 4Fe-4S binding protein, translating into MSIVSCIPEQCKRCYVCVRECPAKAIKVEKGQAIVIEDRCIACGNCVKVCTQHAKRVQDNTADVRALLDAPGRVIACMAPSFPAAFDTVPPARVIAAMKQIGFDEVWAVAFGAELVSREYRALFRETARTGKSVIASPCPAVVAYVEKYMPDIRDSLAPIVSPMIATARAIRRRHAGEDVSVVFIGPCIAKKNEILDPLIADTVNFVLTFKEISSMFEAAKVDFDSLEDAEIDGPRCGVGWSFPLSSGLLKTAGVKHDLLDTSILTTEGKDRALDVLDELAQGASQAKFLDVLFCEGCISGPKMLNDLGVHARKEILANYVKEQAWRVGPEEMDQWQNEFQDLDLKRGFSPQNAVLPDPTEEQITRTLQEMRKFSVEDQLNCGACGYPTCREKAIAVCQGLAEKSMCLPYLLEELENTCRQLQESHQELADAHQRLVQTERLASMGELSAGVAHEINNPLGTVLLYSHMLLRRIRDEESKKDLEMIASEATRCKNIVRGLLDFTRQSHVTKVPTDMSGLIDDIFAIMKPRAEAAGVALSCGVVPGMPVIAADPDQIKQVIVNLVRNGIEAIGHDHGEVRITARPLGNGESVEIKVSDNGSGIPKENISRLFTPFFTTKEMGKGTGLGLAIAYGIVKMHYGDINVSSEEGKGTTFTLSLPVGHCDDGAEAP; encoded by the coding sequence ATGAGCATAGTCTCCTGCATACCGGAACAGTGCAAGCGCTGCTACGTCTGCGTGCGCGAATGCCCCGCGAAGGCCATCAAGGTTGAGAAGGGGCAGGCCATCGTCATCGAGGACCGGTGCATCGCCTGCGGCAACTGTGTGAAGGTCTGCACGCAGCACGCGAAGCGGGTCCAGGACAACACCGCGGATGTCCGGGCGCTGCTCGACGCCCCGGGCCGTGTCATCGCGTGCATGGCCCCCTCCTTTCCGGCCGCGTTCGACACCGTGCCCCCGGCAAGAGTCATCGCCGCGATGAAACAAATCGGGTTCGACGAGGTCTGGGCCGTCGCGTTCGGGGCCGAACTGGTCAGCCGCGAGTACCGCGCCCTTTTCCGTGAAACCGCGCGGACGGGAAAAAGTGTCATCGCCTCGCCGTGCCCCGCCGTGGTCGCCTACGTCGAGAAGTACATGCCGGACATCCGGGACTCGCTCGCGCCCATTGTCTCCCCCATGATCGCCACGGCGCGGGCCATCCGGCGGCGCCACGCCGGGGAGGATGTCAGTGTCGTCTTTATCGGACCGTGTATAGCCAAGAAAAACGAGATACTCGACCCGCTCATTGCGGACACCGTCAATTTCGTACTCACCTTCAAAGAAATATCCTCCATGTTCGAGGCCGCCAAAGTTGACTTTGACAGCCTGGAGGACGCCGAGATTGACGGACCCCGCTGCGGGGTCGGCTGGTCCTTTCCGCTTTCCAGCGGACTCCTGAAGACCGCCGGGGTGAAGCACGACCTCCTGGACACCTCCATACTGACCACGGAGGGGAAGGACCGCGCGCTGGATGTGCTGGACGAGCTCGCGCAGGGGGCGAGCCAGGCCAAGTTCCTCGATGTCCTCTTCTGCGAGGGCTGCATCAGCGGCCCCAAAATGCTCAACGACCTGGGGGTCCACGCCCGCAAGGAAATCCTCGCCAATTATGTCAAGGAGCAGGCATGGCGTGTCGGTCCGGAGGAAATGGACCAATGGCAGAACGAGTTTCAGGACCTCGACCTGAAGCGCGGTTTTTCCCCTCAGAACGCCGTGCTTCCCGACCCGACCGAGGAGCAGATCACCAGGACGCTCCAGGAGATGCGCAAGTTCTCCGTCGAGGACCAGCTCAATTGCGGCGCCTGCGGCTATCCCACCTGCCGTGAAAAGGCCATCGCCGTGTGCCAGGGCCTCGCCGAGAAAAGCATGTGCCTGCCCTATCTGCTGGAGGAGCTTGAGAACACCTGCCGGCAGCTCCAGGAGTCCCACCAGGAACTCGCCGACGCCCACCAGCGGCTGGTGCAGACCGAGCGGCTGGCCTCCATGGGCGAGCTTTCCGCCGGTGTGGCCCATGAGATCAACAACCCCCTCGGCACGGTGCTGCTCTACTCCCACATGCTGCTGCGGCGCATCAGGGACGAGGAGAGCAAAAAAGACCTGGAAATGATCGCCAGCGAGGCCACGCGCTGCAAGAACATCGTCCGGGGCCTTCTGGACTTCACTCGCCAGTCGCACGTCACAAAAGTGCCGACGGACATGTCCGGACTCATTGACGACATATTCGCCATCATGAAGCCGCGCGCCGAGGCCGCCGGGGTGGCCCTCTCGTGCGGGGTGGTCCCGGGAATGCCGGTCATCGCGGCGGACCCCGACCAGATAAAGCAGGTCATAGTGAACCTGGTCCGGAACGGCATCGAGGCCATCGGGCATGACCATGGCGAGGTGCGGATTACCGCCAGGCCGCTTGGGAACGGTGAAAGCGTCGAGATCAAGGTGTCGGACAACGGTTCCGGAATACCCAAGGAGAACATCTCCCGGCTGTTCACCCCCTTCTTTACCACCAAGGAGATGGGAAAAGGGACCGGTCTCGGACTGGCCATCGCGTATGGCATCGTCAAAATGCACTATGGGGACATCAATGTGTCCAGCGAG
- a CDS encoding iron hydrogenase small subunit, with product MSQKTTPVKPARETRVPVSQRRLNVKRTATGGLIGGEVAVTIDGLKVKVPMGTTILDAARRLGVRIPTLCNHEDLCVAGVCRICVVEVEGQRTLQASCAYPVLAPISVRTHSRAVRQARRHIIDLMLSTHCGECYTCVRNNNCELQSLAKEYGVDSFRFGRMTEPRYPVDTSSHSVIRDMNKCVLCRRCVRTCIDLQEVGVLEVAGRSAKSKVETFMDKPLADVICINCGQCINRCPTGALHANDPTDEVWAAIDDPKKHVVIQTAPSPRAGIGECFGLEPGIPLTLEMNTALRRCGFDKVFDTNFTADLTIIEEGTELILRLYRALVQKEETALPQFTSCSPGWVKYIEHFFPEMLPNMSSAKSPQQMFGAVIKTYYAQQRGIDPADIVTVALMPCSAKKFECNRPEMCDSGFKDVDYGLTTRELAKMISEAGIYLPAMPKSEFDDPFGKETGSGVIFGATGGVMEAALRTVVELVCGIKVEDIFEHADIIPVRGFEGIKYAELPIKAVGPVPEILAHLVPNWDWLLGATLKVGICHGTANAKKVLEDIRAGGKFSECHFIEFMACPGGCLGGGGQPIPTSPEIREKRARAIYAEDVRSEVRKSHENPAVLELYKNFLTDGPCGKTSHKLLHTHYTPRGKYIRFLRVQQD from the coding sequence ATGAGCCAGAAAACAACGCCGGTTAAGCCGGCACGTGAAACCCGGGTGCCCGTCAGCCAGCGCCGCCTCAACGTCAAGCGCACCGCCACGGGCGGCCTCATCGGCGGGGAGGTCGCCGTCACGATTGACGGGCTCAAGGTGAAGGTGCCCATGGGCACCACCATCCTGGACGCGGCCCGGCGCCTCGGCGTGCGGATACCGACCCTGTGCAACCACGAGGACCTGTGCGTCGCGGGCGTGTGCCGCATCTGCGTCGTCGAGGTCGAGGGGCAGCGCACGCTCCAGGCGTCCTGCGCCTACCCAGTTCTCGCGCCCATCAGCGTCAGGACCCATTCGCGCGCCGTGCGCCAGGCGCGGCGCCACATCATAGACCTGATGCTCTCCACCCACTGCGGCGAGTGCTACACCTGCGTGCGCAACAACAACTGCGAGCTCCAGTCCCTCGCCAAGGAGTACGGCGTGGACTCGTTCCGGTTCGGGCGCATGACGGAGCCGCGCTACCCGGTGGACACGTCCAGCCATTCGGTCATCCGGGACATGAACAAGTGCGTGCTCTGCCGCCGCTGCGTCCGCACCTGCATTGACCTGCAGGAGGTGGGCGTGCTCGAGGTGGCGGGGAGGAGCGCGAAGTCCAAGGTCGAGACCTTCATGGACAAGCCCCTGGCCGATGTCATCTGCATCAACTGCGGCCAGTGCATCAACCGCTGCCCCACGGGGGCGCTCCACGCAAACGACCCCACGGACGAGGTGTGGGCCGCCATTGACGACCCGAAAAAGCACGTGGTCATACAGACGGCGCCCAGCCCCCGCGCGGGCATCGGCGAGTGCTTCGGACTCGAGCCGGGCATTCCGCTGACCCTGGAGATGAACACCGCCCTCCGGCGCTGCGGGTTCGACAAGGTCTTCGACACCAACTTCACCGCCGACCTCACCATCATCGAGGAGGGCACCGAGCTCATACTGCGGCTCTACCGGGCCCTGGTGCAAAAGGAGGAGACCGCCCTGCCGCAGTTCACGAGCTGCTCGCCGGGCTGGGTCAAGTACATCGAGCATTTCTTCCCGGAAATGCTCCCCAACATGTCCAGCGCCAAGAGCCCCCAGCAGATGTTCGGCGCGGTCATCAAGACCTACTACGCGCAGCAGCGGGGCATTGATCCCGCGGACATTGTCACCGTGGCCCTGATGCCCTGCAGCGCCAAGAAGTTCGAGTGCAACCGGCCCGAAATGTGCGACTCGGGATTCAAGGACGTGGACTACGGCCTGACCACCCGCGAGCTGGCGAAAATGATCAGCGAGGCGGGCATCTACCTGCCCGCCATGCCCAAGTCTGAATTTGACGACCCCTTCGGCAAGGAGACCGGCTCCGGCGTCATTTTCGGCGCGACGGGCGGCGTCATGGAGGCCGCCCTGCGCACGGTGGTCGAGCTGGTCTGCGGCATCAAGGTCGAGGACATCTTCGAGCACGCCGACATCATCCCCGTGCGCGGTTTCGAGGGGATCAAGTACGCCGAACTGCCCATCAAGGCCGTCGGCCCCGTCCCGGAAATCCTCGCGCACCTGGTCCCCAACTGGGACTGGCTTCTCGGCGCCACGCTGAAGGTGGGCATCTGCCACGGCACGGCAAACGCGAAAAAGGTGCTCGAGGACATCCGCGCGGGCGGCAAGTTCAGCGAGTGCCACTTCATCGAGTTCATGGCCTGTCCGGGCGGGTGCCTGGGCGGCGGCGGACAGCCCATCCCCACCAGCCCTGAAATCCGCGAGAAGCGCGCCAGGGCCATTTACGCCGAGGATGTGCGGTCCGAGGTGCGCAAGTCGCACGAGAACCCCGCCGTGCTCGAGTTGTACAAGAATTTCCTGACCGACGGCCCCTGCGGGAAGACAAGCCACAAGCTGCTGCACACCCATTACACCCCGCGCGGCAAGTACATTCGCTTCCTCCGCGTCCAGCAGGACTAG